GGTAGAGTAGAGAGCAGGTTTTACCCTGCCCTCCCTCATCAAACCGTGCATGCGGTTTTCCCGCACACGGCTTTCCGATGTTCTTCACCGCAAGGCATGCGCCCTCTTCCAACCCGCTGAGGTCGGCACTTTGTACAGGCCATATTTCTCATAGAGAGACCTGCTTGGAAACCGGACGTAACCTGCGTTTCTGTCTCTGACCTTGTGCCGCTTGCGCAGGTGGGTATTCAGCCGCTGTTCGAGGTGATTGCGTATTCGACTCAGCGTCTGGCTGCAATTGCGGTAGTGAAAGTAGCCAACCCAGCCTCTGACCATGGCGTTGGTTTTGTTCACCACCCATTCAAGGGGCATGACCGTCCGCTCTCGTCTCGTGAGTTCGGTGATCCGATCTTTGACTTTCTGCTCGGCTTTCTTCGACGGCTGGACGTGAGGATACAGCCTCCCCGTTCTTCTGCTTTTTCCCATCCAGATGGTGAATCCGAGGAAATCGAACTTCCCCTTGTAGGCATTGACGATTTTGGTCTTTGCTTCGTTCAGGGTCAGTTCCAACCGTTCCAGTATCTGCCGCAACACAGTCATGACCTGACCGGATTGCCCTCTCCGGCAAAGCAGAACAATGTCGTCCGCGTACCTGACGATGCGGGCGCCCAGCCGTCGTTGCAAGTTATTCCGCTCCCAGATCCTGTCCAGTAGGTGCAGATAGAGATTGGACAACAGCGGCGAGATGACTCCGCCTTGCGGCGTACCTTTGCGATTACCCTTGCCGCCGCCGATGTTTCGCTTCGTTCCATCTTTGTCCACCTCCACAACCGGGGCCTTGAGCCACATCTGGATCAGGTGCAGGATCGCCCCGTCGCAGATGCGCTCGGCAACCACGGCCATGAGATTGGCGTGGGGGATGGTGTCGAAGTATTTGGAAAGATCGGCATCGATGACTTCGGTATATCCGGTGTTCATGGCATAGGCGACGTCATCGACTGCGGCGTGGGCTGACTTCTTCGGTCGGAATCCATAGGAGGTTTCGCAGAAATCCGCCTCGAAGATCGGCTCGATGACCAGCTTTGCGGCCATTTGAGCCACCCGGTCCCGGATGGTCGGAATACCCAAAGGTCGCTGACTGCCATCCGCTTTCGGTATCATGACCCGTTTGACCGGATCGGGTTTGTACGTCTTGTTTCTCAG
The DNA window shown above is from Desulfuromonas acetexigens and carries:
- the ltrA gene encoding group II intron reverse transcriptase/maturase — protein: MLKTPEIIRTLQRKLYRKAKQEPACRFHALYDKVYRADILSHAYALVRANKGSAGIDGVTFAAIEEQEGITAFIAELEEALRNKTYKPDPVKRVMIPKADGSQRPLGIPTIRDRVAQMAAKLVIEPIFEADFCETSYGFRPKKSAHAAVDDVAYAMNTGYTEVIDADLSKYFDTIPHANLMAVVAERICDGAILHLIQMWLKAPVVEVDKDGTKRNIGGGKGNRKGTPQGGVISPLLSNLYLHLLDRIWERNNLQRRLGARIVRYADDIVLLCRRGQSGQVMTVLRQILERLELTLNEAKTKIVNAYKGKFDFLGFTIWMGKSRRTGRLYPHVQPSKKAEQKVKDRITELTRRERTVMPLEWVVNKTNAMVRGWVGYFHYRNCSQTLSRIRNHLEQRLNTHLRKRHKVRDRNAGYVRFPSRSLYEKYGLYKVPTSAGWKRAHALR